The following is a genomic window from Desulfofarcimen acetoxidans DSM 771.
GCGGTTGATTATGGCGGGGAGTTTATCTCCTCAGTTAATAAAATTATTGAGCGTTCTGTTGTGGCAGCTAAGAGAGAAGGTGTTATCAGAGAGATACACGCTGAGGAAGGAGCTGTTGCCGGCGCAACCAGGGAAGCCTTATCACAGGTAATGCCTAAAGCTATAGGCCTTAATGTAGGTGGTAAAATTGGTATTGCCCGCTTTGAAGACCATGTAACGGTAGCTTTATTTTTCGGTGTGGGTATGCTTCATTTGGATGAAGTAGCTATTGGCTTGGGACACAGGGCTGTCTCTTCATGAGATCTGTAAAGTCTGCATTTTCGCATAAGGTAAGGAGGTGCGTGCCTTGCCTCCCTTTAAACTGGTGAGTCGGGAGCATCAAAGGGAAGATACTGTTATTGATCTGGGTAGTTGCACCATAGGCGGCGAGCAGCTCTTAATCATAGCCGGGCCCTGTGCTGTAGAGAGCAAAGAACAGGTAATGACTACTGCGGAGGGCCTTAAAAATATTGGTGTGCAGGTTATGCGCGGGGGTGCCTATAAACCAAGGACATCACCATACTCTTTTCATGGCCTTAGAGAAGAAGGTTTAAAGATTCTGGCCGAGGCTGCCCAGATCTATGATTTGATGGTTATAACAGAAGTAGTAGATGTTCGTGATCTGGATTTAGTAAGTCATTACAGCCATATAATCCAAATTGGCAGCAGAAATATGCAAAATTTCACTCTATTGTCCGAGGTCGGTCTTTCCAACAAACCTGTTTTACTAAAAAGAGGCTTTGCAGCCACTATTGAAGAATGGCTTTTGGCTGCCGAATATGTTATATCTGCCGGGAACAAACAAGTAATTCTTTGTGAAAGAGGCATCCGAACTTTTGAAACCTACACCAGGAATACTCTGGATATCAGCGCTGTTTCGGCCTTGAAAACACTTTCTCACTTACCTGTTATAGTGGATCCCAGCCATGCTACAGGCCGTAAAGAGATGGTTCCCTCAGTGTCAAAGGCTTCCATAGCCGCAGGCGCGGACGGTTTGATGATCGAAGTGCACCCAAAACCGGAGGAGGCCTTGTGTGACGGTTTTCAGTCACTGAATATTGAAGAAATGTCTTTTTTAAAATTAGAATTAGAAAAGGTTGCTCTCGCGGTAAATCGTAAAATTCTATAATATAGCTAAATTTTGGTGGTAAGTGCATCATATTTAATCTCTGGTATAATAATAAGCCTGGGGTAATCTTTTTATGCTCCGGGCTTTTTTATTGGATTTGGAAAAAGGAAATTTCGTAGAGATGTCGAAACTACTTTAGTATTATTGTTATTGTTCCCGTTAGGAGTGGGCTTTTTGATAGATAACATGAGCATTGCTATAGACGGGCCTGCCGGTGCGGGTAAGAGTACCGTAGCCAGGCTGCTGGCAGAAAAATTAGGTTTGCTTTACATAGATACCGGGGCCATGTATCGTACCTTAACCTTATCTGTACTGAGAGAGCAGCTAGACTTGTCCGATGAGGACAGGATAACAAAATTGGCAGGAGCGTTAAATATTAAGCTTTCCAATCAACCTCTGGATAATAAAGTTTTTTTAAACGGTGAGGATGTTACTGAGGCTATTAGACAGCCTGAAGTTTCCCGTAATGTAGCTTTAATTGCCAGGATGCCCGCAGTTCGTCAAATTATGGTTAATATACAGCAATCCCTGGCTGAAAAGGGTAAAGTGGTGATGGAGGGACGGGATATTGGCAATAAGGTTTTACCCGGTGCCACATATAAATTTTTTCTAACCGCTTCGCCCGAGGAGAGGGCTAAGCGCAGGTACAGAGAATTAATAGAAAAAGGTTACGAGGTTAGTTTAAATGACTTAGTGCGGGATATAACAGAACGAGATAATACTGACAGAACCAGGTTGACTGACCCGCTCATTCCGGCTCCTGACGCCATAATTATTGACAGCACAAATATGAGTCTGGTAGAGGTAACTAATAATATTATAAAACTTATTGCTGCCGGCAATAACGGGGGTACCTCTGAATGATTTATCAAACCAGTAAATTTCTCTGTACTGCTGTTTTAAAAATTTTACGCCGCTGGCAAATACAAGGTTTAGGTAATTTACCCGCTAAAGGAGGCTTTCTGATAGTATCCAATCATACAAGTTATTGGGACCCTCTCGCCGTTGGTTGCGCTATCAAGCCTAGAATATACTACATGGCCAAAGCTGAGTTGTTTAAGATACCGGTATTTAGAGAATTGATCACGTCTTTTGGAGCTTTTCCGGTACACAGGGAAAAAGCCGATCGTCAAGCTATTCGTATGGCCTTAAAATTGCTTAAAGAAGGCAAGGTGGTGGGAATTTTTCCCGAGGGGACAAGAAGTCATTCCGGAGAATTATTGCAGCCGCATTTAGGTGCGGCTATGCTGGCCTTAAAATCCCAGGTACCGGTCGTGCCGGTAGCGGTTTTAGACTCCAAGGGTATATTTCGCAGGCTTAAACTTAATATAGGCAAGCCATTTTATATAGGAAACCGGCAATCAGATCAAACGCCAAAAGAAATTATTGAGGCCGGAACTGAACAAATCATGTCTGAAATTTCTCATTTAATGCAATTAAAATAATATTTTAATGGTGATAGTTTGGTATGAAGATTATTGTTGCGGATAAAGCAGGTTTTTGTTTTGGAGTAAAAAGAGCTATAGATATGGCCAATGATGTGGTGCGTAAACGGGACGGACCTATTTACTCGCTGGGTCCGCTGATTCATAACCCGCAGGTTGTTGATAAATTGGCGCAAGAAGGCATCATAGCTATTGATGATTTAAAAGAAATACATGCAGGTACCGTAATTATTCGTTCTCACGGAGTGGGACCGGAAATTCTATCAGAGGTCTATGAAAGAGGTTTAAATCTTATTAATGCAACCTGTCCTTTTGTAAGCCGAGCCCAACAAATTGCCAGAGATCTTTATACAGAAGGCAGGCAAGTGATAGTTGTAGGAGACAAGGATCATCCTGAGGTTCAAGGTATAGTGGGTTGGGCTAACGGTCAAGCCCTGGTAGTTCAGAATTCTCTGGAAGCTGAGGCACTGGGGGCAATATCCAATGCAGGTGTCCTGGCACAAACGACTCAACCACTGGTAAATTTTCAGCAAGTGGTAGATGTCTTAAAACAAAAAACTGAGCAGCTTAAAGAATGCAATACCATTTGTCATGCTACCGGTGAAAGGCAGCAAGCGGCACTTGAACTGGCACGCAATGTGGATGTAATGGTAGTAGTGGGTGGAGCAAACAGCGCCAATACAGGGAAACTAGCTAATTTGTGCCGCTCTACCGGAACACCGGCTTACCAAATTGAAACTGCCGGAGAGTTACGTGTCGGGTGGTTTGCCTGTGTTGAAAAAGTTGGGCTTACAGCAGGTGCATCAACACCTGACTGGATTATAGAGGAGGTTAAAAAACGCATGAATGAATTAGGCGAAATGAATGGTATAGAAGAAAGTAAAGAGCAACTGGAAGAAATAAACTCTGCTGAAGAGGGTATGCAGGATTCAGTAGAAGTTAAAGCGCTGCACAATGGAGATATAGTAAAAGGGGTTGTAGTGCAAATAGGCCAGGACGAGGTTCTGGTAGATGTTGGGTCAAAGTCGGAAGGTTTTATATCTGCTAAGGAATTATCAAGCTTTAACATTAATTCCCCGGATGAAGTGGTCAAGATTGGGGATGAAATAGATGTATTTGTTATAAGTGCGGAGGATAACGAAGGTAGGATAAAATTATCAAAAACCAGAGCAGATGCCGAAAATGCATGGGCTAAATTGGAGAGCCTATTGGAAAGCAGTGAAAAGATAGAAGGAACAGTGAGAGAGGTTGTTAAAGGAGGTTTGCTGGTAGATGTAGGAGTAAGGGCCTTTTTGCCTGCTTCATTGGTAGATAAGGGTTATGTGGAAGACCTCTCTAAATATGTAGGGGAAAATATAACTGCTCAGGTGATTGAGATTAACCGGATCAGGAGAAAAGTTGTACTTTCCAGAAAGGCTATCTTAGAAGAGGAATATGCTAATCGCAAGGAAGAGCTGCTGAATTCCTTACAGGAGGGCCAAACAGTAAGTGGTATAGTTAGAAGAATTACTAATTTCGGCGCTTTTGTTGATATCGGAGGTGTTGACGGTCTTTTACACATATCTGAAATGGCCTGGTACAGGGTTACTCATCCTTCAGAAATTGTTCAGGTAGGTGATGAAGTAACTGTTATGGTATTAAAGATTGACCGCAATGCAGATAAGATTTCACTGGGATTGAAACAAGTTTTAGCCAATCCCTGGGAAAATGTTGATTCCAAGTACCCTGTGGGAGCGATTGTAGCGGCAAAAGTTGTTCGTTTAGCACCCTTTGGCGCCTTTGTTCAATTAGAACCAGGTGTAGAAGGTTTGGTACACATTTCCCACTTGGCAGATCATCATGTTGAAAAACCTGAGGATGTTGTGAGTGAGGGTGAAGAAGTTAATGTGAAGGTTTTAAGCGTTGACACACAGGAAAAGCGTATTCGTCTCTCCATTAAAGAAGTGACCAAGAAAGTTAAAGAAGAAAAACCGGTACAAAACTATGAAAGCAATAGCCAAGGTTCAGGAGAAATCACTATTGGTGAAATTTTAGGAGCCAGTCTAAAAAAATAACCTTTAAATTAAACCTAATATTTTGTTCTGTAGAGCGGCGTTTCAGCCGCTTTTTTTTATTCCAGAAAATTATGCTTATGATGGATCTGCGGGCACCACAGAGAACCTGAAAAGCAGGATGCAACTTTCTGGTTTGTTGTATAATCTCAGTGTTTGTGGATACGATAATGACTGCATATTTTAAAATATTAAGAGGGAGGTAAACTAATGACAAGGTTTCCAATTGGCATTACAGCCCTGTTTATTGTATCCATTTTAATATATCTGGGACTTGCGCAAAGAGTGTTGGACCGGATGAGATTATCTGATAAAGAAGCACTGGCACTTATTGCAGCAATTATTATAGGCAGTTTTATTAGTATTCCTATACCAATTGGGCGTTTTGCCACATCTGTCAATCTGGGTGGAGCAGTGGTTCCGGTAGGGCTGGCTCTATACCTTTTAAGTAAGGCCGGTACAGCTAAAGAATGGCTGAGAGCATTGGTTGCCACAGCTATTACAGCATTTGCAGTTTATTACCTGGCGGCGTTAATTAATTCCGGCATCAGTGAACCGGCGGGGAAATACGCTTTTATGGATGCCATATATCTCTATCCTCTGGTAGGAGGTCTGGTTGCTTATTTGGCCGGACGCTCGCGGCGTTCCGCTTTTATTTCAGCAACCCTCGGAGTACTGGTTGTCGATATAATTCATTATTTCTGGTTAGTATCAGCCGGGGCACCGGCCGGTACACCTGTAAATATCGGCGGAGCGGGAGCTTTTGACGCCATTGTTTTATCCGGTGTGTTTGCGGTACTTTTAGCGGAAATTATCGGTGAGTTTAGGGAAAGACTGCAGGGAGGACCAAAAGTTAAAGGCAGATCAGATGAGTTGCTGGCGGGTTTAAGAAAACCCGGTGTTGAGCAGGATAAATTTACTGCTAAAAAGGAAATCAACCGTCCGGACCAGGGTGAGGAGGTTTCGAAGGATGAATAAAATCTTTAAAATTAGCGTTCTAAGTCTGGCGTTGTTAGGTATAGCTCTTTTGTCATTTTCGGTAATTTCTCCAAACAAGAGCATTCCGACCTGGAATATAAGCTCTGTTTTCAGTAAAGATTATCCCGATCATTTGACGGATAAAGCAATGGTTATTCTGGATCAGAATAACCAGGAAATAAGCAGGGCTGCCCGCAATGTGTCCACAGGAGATGAGATTTACAAGCCGGACGGTAAAAGTTATAAAGTGGTGCGGGTGGAAGGTGAAAAAGCCTATGCCAAGTATTTGGGCCGCGATAAAGAATTAGTGGCCTGGCAAGAATTTTTTAATAATTATGAGGTACCTGTAACCTCTAAGACAGAAAAGGATAATGTGGGAATTTATCACACCCATACCGATGAATCTTATGTACCGACAGACGGGAAGGCCGCTATCCCTTTTAAGGGAGGCATTTACCAGGTTGGCAGCGCTTTGGTGAACAGTCTGAAATCAAACGATACCAATGTTATATGGGATAAAACACCTCATGATCCTCATGACAATAACGCTTATATACGTTCGAGAAGAACAGCCACCAATCTAATGAAAAACAATCCTGTGGCTATATTTGATGTACACAGGGACGGCATACCGGACCCTGACTATTATAAAAAACAGGTTAGCGGACAAACTGTGGCCCAACTGCGCCTGGTTATCGGCAGACAAAATCCTAAAGTAAGTTCTAATACAGATTTTGCAAAAAGGTTAATGGCCTATGCCAATAAAGTACATCCAAATATTGTTAAGGAAATTTATATGGGCAAAGGCAATTACAATCAAGATCTCATGTCAACAGCCTTATTAGTGGAGGCAGGTACACATACCAACAGTAAAGTCGAAGCTGAAAAAGGAATTTCCATGCTTGCGGATGCCGTACCTGTGGTTTTAGGAGTCAATAAACCCGCCAAGCCGGAACCTACAGGCGCAACCGGAAGCTGGAAAGCGCTGGGCTGGATTTTAGCCATTACCATCCTTGGTGCCGGAGCATTTTTGATTATCGGTTCCGGCAGCCTTAAAAATGCCGGTACCAGGTTGCGTAAATTTGGCGGCAATGAAATGGCCAATTATTTTGGGCCGCCATATATGCTGAAAAAACCTGTACATAAAAAAATAGTGACGGAAGATAAAAAAGAACTGACAAAAGATAAAGATAAGACAGACGCACTTGATCTTGAAGTGCTGAAAAACGCTCATGATGATATAAGCAAAGACTGACAGGCAGAAAAATGAAAATAATATATCATTGTTTCGGAGGAGCTCACTCATCCGTTACTGCTGCGGCTATTCACCTTGGACAACTGCCTGAGGATACTATACCAAATGGCAGTGAATTTACAAAATTGGCATTCTATGATGTACAAAAAAGAATTACCCACGGCAATTTATACTTGTCAGGTATTGACAGCGGCAATAATCAAATATATATCCTTGGCAGGCGTGGCAAGTCACAAGCAGTAAGTAATCTGGCTGAAGATTTAATGCGAGCCTTAGGTGCTGATAAAGAGAATATTATGCTGGTTAATGCGGCAAAGCATGTAAACCTAACTATGAGAATCGGAGGGTTGCTTTCAAGGCATCTCGGTATGGTAAAGTGGGGAAGACCTATAGTTATTTGGGGTACTCAAAAAGCCTATCCTTACCTGGCCGATTTGGTAAAAAATGTTAGACTAAAGGTGGCCTCCGATTCATGCAAACAATAATATATTACAGCTGCAATTATTCGCCTTTGGCGCTGGTTATGGCTGCCCGAAAAACCGGTCTGCTCCATGATGAAAGAGGTCTGTATGTTTCTGATTTGAAGCAAATTGTACTTCTTAATTCAAAAGGAACCAGGGACCGGTTAATTTTTGTAGGTTTAGACAAGGATAATAATAGAATTTATGCTTTAAGCGGATGTGGGCCAAGAGAATTAATATTAAGGTTTATAAACAGCTTTATCAGTTTATGTGGTAAAAATGGTAATAATTTTACTATAACCGATTGCTCCAACAGTATAAATCCAATACTTTCCCTCAGTTGGTATTTTTTCCAAAAAAATATCTTCGGGTTCTTCGGAGAAATTGTCTGCCACTTGATTAACAAAAGTTATATCGGTGCTTCTGCAGCAATTAAAAAGTCATAATAAAACACATAAATTATATGGCGATTTCCTGTAATCCTGCTCTTTTATCTTGACTAAGCTTGGTAATTATTAGATAATTAAAGCTAATGTTATTTTGAGAGGAGGACCCTTATGGGTCAGCGGGGTTTACAAATTGTCCAAGTACTGCCTGGCAGTATTGCTGAAGAGGTTGGACTGGAGCCGGGAGACATGGTATTAAGTATTAATGATATGCCAGTACCAGATATTATTGAGTATCGCTACTTGATTGCTGATGAGGAATTATACCTGCATATAATTAAGCAGAATCAAGAAGACTGGGTTCTGGAAATAGAAAAAGATTATGAAGATGATCTGGGGTTGGATTTTGGAGATAATGCTTTTGGATCAACTAAGCGCTGTCAGAATAAATGTATTTTTTGTTTTGTGGATCAAATGCCACCGGAGATGAGAAAAACACTCTATATTAAGGATGATGATTACAGGTTGTCTTTTTGGCAGGGTAATTTTATTACCTTGACCAATTTAAAGCCGGAGGATATGGAAAGAATCGTTGCACAAAAGCTCAGCCCTCTTTATGTATCGGTTCATTCAACTGACCCGGAATTGCGGCAAAGGATTTTGGGCAATCCCAGGGCAGGTAAAATAATGGAGCAATTAACCTTTTTGGCTGCCGGGGGGATTGAAGTACATGCACAAATAGTGCTGTGTCCGGAAATCAATGACGGAACATATCTAAAAAATACTGTAAAGGATCTCGCAGCTTTATGGCCTCAAATCAGCTCAATAGCTGTTGTTCCCGTCGGTTTGACCAGGTATTGCCGGAATTCTTTAGTGAGATCTTATACGCCTAACGAGGCCAGGCAGGTTATTTCCTTTATATCCGAAATACAAAATAAATTTCTTAAGCAGTATAATAATCCGCTTGTTTTTGCCTCAGATGAGTTTTATCTTCTGGCAGGATTGCCAATACCGGTTGCTGCTAATTATGCAGGTTTCCCTCAAATTGAGAACGGGATTGGGTTGACCAGGTTATTTTTGGATAAGTGGTTAGAATTAGTTCCTTCCCTGCCAACTGGCTTGCAGAAAACAAGACGTGTTACCCTGATTTCAGGGGTTCTGGCCTCATCTATTCTGGCTCAGGTTGTTGACAGGCTAAATATGATAGACAATCTGGAAGTTTGTTTGCGCGTGGTGGTTAATAAGTTTTTCGGTGAGCAAGTTACTGTGGCAGGACTTTTAACCGCAAGTGATTTAGAGGCCGCTCTGGCGGGAGATGATTTGGGAGATTTGCTCATTTTGCCCTCAGTTATGTTAAAAGCAGGTGAGCAAATCTTTCTGGATGATATTAGTCTTGCCAAACTGGCAGGAAGACTGAAAATACCCATTGCAGCAGTTGACGGGCCTGCTGATATGATTAGAGTAATATTACAAAGCCCCGAAAAGCTACCTTAGGAGGAACTATAAGTGTCAAAACCGATTGTTGCTATAGTTGGGCGCCCTAATGTCGGGAAA
Proteins encoded in this region:
- a CDS encoding DUF512 domain-containing protein gives rise to the protein MGQRGLQIVQVLPGSIAEEVGLEPGDMVLSINDMPVPDIIEYRYLIADEELYLHIIKQNQEDWVLEIEKDYEDDLGLDFGDNAFGSTKRCQNKCIFCFVDQMPPEMRKTLYIKDDDYRLSFWQGNFITLTNLKPEDMERIVAQKLSPLYVSVHSTDPELRQRILGNPRAGKIMEQLTFLAAGGIEVHAQIVLCPEINDGTYLKNTVKDLAALWPQISSIAVVPVGLTRYCRNSLVRSYTPNEARQVISFISEIQNKFLKQYNNPLVFASDEFYLLAGLPIPVAANYAGFPQIENGIGLTRLFLDKWLELVPSLPTGLQKTRRVTLISGVLASSILAQVVDRLNMIDNLEVCLRVVVNKFFGEQVTVAGLLTASDLEAALAGDDLGDLLILPSVMLKAGEQIFLDDISLAKLAGRLKIPIAAVDGPADMIRVILQSPEKLP
- the cmk gene encoding (d)CMP kinase, encoding MIDNMSIAIDGPAGAGKSTVARLLAEKLGLLYIDTGAMYRTLTLSVLREQLDLSDEDRITKLAGALNIKLSNQPLDNKVFLNGEDVTEAIRQPEVSRNVALIARMPAVRQIMVNIQQSLAEKGKVVMEGRDIGNKVLPGATYKFFLTASPEERAKRRYRELIEKGYEVSLNDLVRDITERDNTDRTRLTDPLIPAPDAIIIDSTNMSLVEVTNNIIKLIAAGNNGGTSE
- a CDS encoding lysophospholipid acyltransferase family protein; protein product: MIYQTSKFLCTAVLKILRRWQIQGLGNLPAKGGFLIVSNHTSYWDPLAVGCAIKPRIYYMAKAELFKIPVFRELITSFGAFPVHREKADRQAIRMALKLLKEGKVVGIFPEGTRSHSGELLQPHLGAAMLALKSQVPVVPVAVLDSKGIFRRLKLNIGKPFYIGNRQSDQTPKEIIEAGTEQIMSEISHLMQLK
- a CDS encoding DUF3189 family protein, giving the protein MQTIIYYSCNYSPLALVMAARKTGLLHDERGLYVSDLKQIVLLNSKGTRDRLIFVGLDKDNNRIYALSGCGPRELILRFINSFISLCGKNGNNFTITDCSNSINPILSLSWYFFQKNIFGFFGEIVCHLINKSYIGASAAIKKS
- a CDS encoding HutP family protein, whose translation is MNEGNMLHGSKYVARVAIQMSLSDSREQEKEYKAKFSRLGIKTAAVDYGGEFISSVNKIIERSVVAAKREGVIREIHAEEGAVAGATREALSQVMPKAIGLNVGGKIGIARFEDHVTVALFFGVGMLHLDEVAIGLGHRAVSS
- a CDS encoding DUF3189 family protein, producing MKIIYHCFGGAHSSVTAAAIHLGQLPEDTIPNGSEFTKLAFYDVQKRITHGNLYLSGIDSGNNQIYILGRRGKSQAVSNLAEDLMRALGADKENIMLVNAAKHVNLTMRIGGLLSRHLGMVKWGRPIVIWGTQKAYPYLADLVKNVRLKVASDSCKQ
- a CDS encoding bifunctional 4-hydroxy-3-methylbut-2-enyl diphosphate reductase/30S ribosomal protein S1, with amino-acid sequence MKIIVADKAGFCFGVKRAIDMANDVVRKRDGPIYSLGPLIHNPQVVDKLAQEGIIAIDDLKEIHAGTVIIRSHGVGPEILSEVYERGLNLINATCPFVSRAQQIARDLYTEGRQVIVVGDKDHPEVQGIVGWANGQALVVQNSLEAEALGAISNAGVLAQTTQPLVNFQQVVDVLKQKTEQLKECNTICHATGERQQAALELARNVDVMVVVGGANSANTGKLANLCRSTGTPAYQIETAGELRVGWFACVEKVGLTAGASTPDWIIEEVKKRMNELGEMNGIEESKEQLEEINSAEEGMQDSVEVKALHNGDIVKGVVVQIGQDEVLVDVGSKSEGFISAKELSSFNINSPDEVVKIGDEIDVFVISAEDNEGRIKLSKTRADAENAWAKLESLLESSEKIEGTVREVVKGGLLVDVGVRAFLPASLVDKGYVEDLSKYVGENITAQVIEINRIRRKVVLSRKAILEEEYANRKEELLNSLQEGQTVSGIVRRITNFGAFVDIGGVDGLLHISEMAWYRVTHPSEIVQVGDEVTVMVLKIDRNADKISLGLKQVLANPWENVDSKYPVGAIVAAKVVRLAPFGAFVQLEPGVEGLVHISHLADHHVEKPEDVVSEGEEVNVKVLSVDTQEKRIRLSIKEVTKKVKEEKPVQNYESNSQGSGEITIGEILGASLKK
- the spoIIP gene encoding stage II sporulation protein P; the encoded protein is MNKIFKISVLSLALLGIALLSFSVISPNKSIPTWNISSVFSKDYPDHLTDKAMVILDQNNQEISRAARNVSTGDEIYKPDGKSYKVVRVEGEKAYAKYLGRDKELVAWQEFFNNYEVPVTSKTEKDNVGIYHTHTDESYVPTDGKAAIPFKGGIYQVGSALVNSLKSNDTNVIWDKTPHDPHDNNAYIRSRRTATNLMKNNPVAIFDVHRDGIPDPDYYKKQVSGQTVAQLRLVIGRQNPKVSSNTDFAKRLMAYANKVHPNIVKEIYMGKGNYNQDLMSTALLVEAGTHTNSKVEAEKGISMLADAVPVVLGVNKPAKPEPTGATGSWKALGWILAITILGAGAFLIIGSGSLKNAGTRLRKFGGNEMANYFGPPYMLKKPVHKKIVTEDKKELTKDKDKTDALDLEVLKNAHDDISKD
- the aroF gene encoding 3-deoxy-7-phosphoheptulonate synthase, with the protein product MRALPPFKLVSREHQREDTVIDLGSCTIGGEQLLIIAGPCAVESKEQVMTTAEGLKNIGVQVMRGGAYKPRTSPYSFHGLREEGLKILAEAAQIYDLMVITEVVDVRDLDLVSHYSHIIQIGSRNMQNFTLLSEVGLSNKPVLLKRGFAATIEEWLLAAEYVISAGNKQVILCERGIRTFETYTRNTLDISAVSALKTLSHLPVIVDPSHATGRKEMVPSVSKASIAAGADGLMIEVHPKPEEALCDGFQSLNIEEMSFLKLELEKVALAVNRKIL
- a CDS encoding DUF1614 domain-containing protein; its protein translation is MTRFPIGITALFIVSILIYLGLAQRVLDRMRLSDKEALALIAAIIIGSFISIPIPIGRFATSVNLGGAVVPVGLALYLLSKAGTAKEWLRALVATAITAFAVYYLAALINSGISEPAGKYAFMDAIYLYPLVGGLVAYLAGRSRRSAFISATLGVLVVDIIHYFWLVSAGAPAGTPVNIGGAGAFDAIVLSGVFAVLLAEIIGEFRERLQGGPKVKGRSDELLAGLRKPGVEQDKFTAKKEINRPDQGEEVSKDE